From a region of the Bradysia coprophila strain Holo2 unplaced genomic scaffold, BU_Bcop_v1 contig_219, whole genome shotgun sequence genome:
- the LOC119075535 gene encoding uncharacterized protein LOC119075535, protein MKLIFLLICFYVNLSICTGYISGSVKECLDTKFGKYCGGSCVEYSEEVRCSGCVISEHGTFCGKNCICYASGCKCGDPVVPVPVTVITPRTRSSKATVTAPVFVTIFSIVVHFNVVLV, encoded by the exons ATGAAGTTGATATTTCTACTGATTTGTTTCTACGTTAATTTGTCCATATGCACTGGATACATTTCTGGGTCAGTTAAAGAATGCC TGGACAccaaatttggaaaatattgtgGCGGAAGTTGTG TTGAGTACAGCGAAGAAGTTAGATGTAGTGGATGCGTTATCAGTGAGCATGGTACTTTTTGCGGAAAAAATTGTA TTTGCTATGCATCGGGTTGCAAATGTG gTGACCCAGTTGTTCCAGTACCAGTAACTGTAATAACGCCCAGAACAAGATCGTCAAAGGCTACTGTGACTGCTCCTGTTTTTGTGACAATATTTTCCATAGTAGTTCATTTCAATGTAGTGTTAGTATGA